The following proteins are encoded in a genomic region of Necator americanus strain Aroian chromosome II, whole genome shotgun sequence:
- a CDS encoding hypothetical protein (NECATOR_CHRII.G7986.T3), with protein sequence MSTLRGCKARLTNAINNLTRLVNSANSNYPTVFRSDAHPAVQLRTLQRRIEDMGNAKISIEIALETFQQRHEHAISFIENQPNAIELMDAFDIYWRDHKGDEMEPTATATIFALDDLIRKETELADMLRTTISASTTPQYNPTNTTDEPMDVTSIRNPTLTPPHMSGGSSPPYPAADTMNVQLRKVELPTFDGDFSTYYDFWAKFKTAVHDNPSLSTAAKFIHLSSSLKGSAALVVQGYDITNPSNYHLAIEALRRRYDRPQFTHNFFLQKLENLPASSAAASSQRDTLCQIQACILQLNRFEDTSTSLSLKKLIRSKFPRETQLEVNRMEHRSGTIWKMHEFLAGIDVFIQELEKLDDSHCPPLSHDQPYSALSTTYRNRSPSPEPLYDPHRCCFCGSRSHRSTRCTTSMQTYVRRMIVRNLNLCWKCVQPGHMANSCRAPNCRYCQRNHHTILCSYSSVSRFSRDRSRRSNDNRRNSRNSVRYDRYTYRSPRGRYPSRESSRERSSSRYSSSSYDYPYSPSRRHPRDRDYHHQSHRNHSPYRRSERDSERMRHRNQRRHSPSPSSAPYGVRFRANPRDSLSPVRRRNHSSPESSSHVADTDDEMRNALDCRPVDDPTTLTTSSNHQRPLLMTVKAHIRNPKTKTLETVNVMLDSGAQNSFISNAATKRLSLKPYDHKPLTVIGFGGHRSTQESGTVDATLLDAANKPFPVTLRTQEVLTSQFKPYRLSKEDKHALRTFRINPDSLTISRHVTPDILLGIDYFWEVLKKDSPKQLPSGLMLNHLTTSPSTPHRSEDDITRLWDLDRLGITEDPDPSVDKEEDARILKRFQDTAQVIDGYLHVQFPWKSSHPRLADNKMLALKRLQSQYRSFQTKPTLWKTYTATFTDYLEQGIIEEVDEHQFDDHRVYYIPHQAVIKETSATTKLRVVFDASSHYRGAPSLNDCLHSGPAILPDMVGILLRSRLTPYLLIADVEKAFLQIRLQRNQRDATRFLWLRNPNLPPTADNLRIFRFTRVPFGITASPFLLAASILYYLHLEPSKPLHKEIEDNIYVDNILLSASSERQAIKKYRSSKSLFNSMHMNLREFLCNSNTVNQSIEPSDRVRNPSSVKLLGIPWNSRTDTLLIPLKTASANVYSKRTALSACSSTFDPLGLLTPFLVPFKVFIQDIWKKEYQWDTPFDQEDHQRWDELVQQLKHPLPPIPRFIASANRNTTYELAVFGDASQRLFACCAYLISRSPSTTSSQLIMAKSLLATAKLQMTMPRLELLASLISVRLARFLHHQLHLKIRTIHFFSDSKIALHWIHSSRPLKRFVQNRVNEIRTILTTFHKTDVQTKFYYVQSDSNPADCATRGLSTADAVNHIWWHGPSFLCSPQSDWPKADTDFALPQDLCPEAEHEFQALSVLPTQPYESPLRFRATSSYLKLIRSTAYVLKFIKALFLRTRIRNYTLNLATVVLSKDVSASEITNAETLLIMEHYREGESTLKRLPLDKYNAHRAADGLIRCPNRLDHARTSSQSSAPILLIPEHHFVHLLVMYHHKTRFHSGVHATIAALRTSYFIPSIKTTVTRILRLCTVCRRAQGHPYRYPEMPSLPPERVNRSRPFQKVGLDYLGPLYYRDQLHSQAKIWICLFTCMATRAVHLELVHNNTAFEFLLAFRRFIARRGTPDLIISDNATTFRSANDSLQSTIYNRKAIEKISTQLANRKIEWRFITPLSPWKGGFYERLVGLFKSAFKKAIKHTLLPLSQFQTLVAEIEAVLNSRPLLSISDTSSSPHVLRPIDFVSPQVELQLPSPHHNPLYIPPNRLSEWYKETLAVLNNFWDIWYKDYLSAISARHQHRIHQGRSSPLIPSVGDVVLIADKNVPRGQWPLAIITTIHRTKSNIPRSATVRIANGHELQRSINQLHPLEISAKEDPRPKKSRQQLQPTRIQPPRAAKRVLVGSHCPPSMYSHRHVEPLLSSRCCRAAELCIAAIMSSRCCRAAAVMPHHLTHVEPLNPCQVVVVYVEPLHIAVSSYSTSSSWSTTCRANQYNTTSRLRRHQARPLPAGIHLPSCRVVLGHVAHCFFFTKIPHYNLMDATESIKKALEPLNGTPYGYKSETNYDFFFRYLWSNVVLDYLIYKSKGVLHSERESPFPTKEMRTVEEGQLLDEKSGNANDKALNRHFCVQTNTNQLPNNIREIALVVLQFRAEIGSEVNIDDMKQYERSIVDYFQKEFKSDLISVNVLTDSFITSEIVRSGLTLLPFLVIGFVIMATFSSVTFSISATALKQMDIHKITLAIMACVCPFMACGATLGGMFWAGFRFGSILCVTPFLVLAIGVDDAYLMVNAWQRITSHRRKMPIDNVNVEVRRRVTEMLVETGPSVSITTITNVLAFGIGALTPTPEIQLFSIGNALAVVVDFIFQLTIYAALMAIIGRREVEKELMNKQLALQQAKPAEKKIDIENESAKKSRVLDVYCNFISNKFVSSAVIAALAVYWYVSIVGTLNIKAELSPSKLFLEDSDLAKIFTARKKFITPYYSVCWVLVKKPGDISNRTNARRIHQLVADFENLPSSVGSYSTKFWLRDYEDFLRQAEELDVPEEFEEPDTAIEFSQNGSARVPAKTADEGGNELKQFLEWPEFSFWKGFVQLDMNGTGQNKIQERLQSDSILFTTAFHGEELVEWSNRAILLNQWRSLADKYSDLGVSIYEDDAKFLDLIETMVPVSTQSALFTFISMFAVAVLFISHPPTLFVATLSILSTSIGVFGIMSLRGAELDPIMMSATVMSIGFSVDIPSHIAYHYYQTGKESNCVRERLQKTVAAVGFPIMQASISTTLCVLSLFFVKLHMSQIFAECMLLVVLIGMIHGLLIIPVIFNLLSVFPSKNKSRVSSRT encoded by the exons ATGTCTACGCTCCGTGGCTGCAAAGCACGCTTGACCAACGCGATCAACAATTTGACGCGGCTGGTCAACTCGGCGAATTCCAACTACCCAACCGTCTTCCGTTCGGACGCCCACCCGGCAGTACAGCTCCGCACTCTCCAGCGTCGAATCGAGGACATGGGAAACGCTAAGATCTCCATTGAAATAGCATTGGAGACATTCCAACAGCGCCATGAACATGCCATAAGCTTTATCGAAAACCAACCGAACGCCATAGAGCTTATGGATGCCTTTGACATCTACTGGCGCGATCACAAAGGTGACGAAATGGAACCAACCGCAACCGCTACCATCTTTGCCCTAGACGATCTTATCCGCAAGGAAACCGAACTTGCGGATATGCTTCGCACCACCATAAGCGCATCCACCACACCACAATATAACCCTACTAACACCACTGATGAGCCGATGGATGTCACATCCATCAGAAACCCTACCCTAACACCACCGCATATGTCCGGAGGCTCATCACCACCATACCCTGCTGCGGATACCATGAATGTACAACTCCGCAAGGTAGAGCTGCCTACCTTTGATGGGGATTTCTCCACCTATTACGATTTCTGGGCCAAATTCAAGACCGCGGTCCACGACAATCCATCCCTATCCACCGCTGCCAAATTTATCCATCTTAGTAGCAGCCTTAAAGGTAGCGCCGCACTTGTTGTACAGGGGTACGACATAACCAATCCCTCCAACTACCACCTAGCCATTGAAGCCCTACGCAGACGGTATGACCGTCCGCAGTTCacccataatttctttttgcagaaattagaGAACTTGCCAGCGTCGTCTGCCGCCGCTTCATCGCAGAGGGACACGTTATGCCAGATCCAAGCATGTATCCTGCAGCTCAACCGCTTCGAGGACACGTCAACATCGCTATCGCTCAAGAAGCTCATTCGCAGCAAATTCCCACGAGAGACTCAGCTGGAAGTGAACAGGATGGAACACCGGTCAGGTACGATTTGGAAGATGCATGAGTTTCTTGCGGGTATTGATGTGTTTATTCAAGAACTTGAGAAGCTTGACGATAGCCACTGTCCTCCACTTAGCCACGATCAACCCTATTCCGCATTATCCACCACATACCGCAACCGCTCACCATCTCCAGAACCACTTTATGATCCGCATAGATGTTGTTTCTGCGGGTCGAGGAGCCATCGCTCGACCCGCTGCACCACATCTATGCAGACCTACGTTCGCCGTATGATAGTCCGGAACCTGAACCTCTGTTGGAAATGTGTCCAACCAGGGCACATGGCCAACTCTTGCCGGGCTCCGAACTGTCGTTACTGCCAACGTAACCATCACACCATACTTTGTTCGTATTCATCTGTTTCGCGTTTTTCTCGTGATAGGTCTAGGCGTTCTAATGATAATCGTCGTAATAGTCGTAATAGTGTTCGTTATGATCGATATACTTATCGTTCTCCCCGCGGACGGTACCCTTCTAGGGAATCGTCCCGGGAAAGAAGTTCTTCACGCTATTCCTCTTCATCGTACGATTATCCCTATTCACCATCTAGGCGCCATCCCCGCGATAGAGACTACCACCATCAGTCTCATCGCAACCATTCTCCCTATCGTAGATCTGAACGTGATTCAGAGCGAATGCGCCACCGCAACCAACGCCGCCACTCACCGTCTCCATCTTCAGCACCTTACGGGGTCAGATTTCGTGCTAATCCGCGCGATAGTCTCTCACCCGTACGCCGCAGAAACCATTCCAGCCCAGAATCCAGTAGCCATGTCGCCGACACGGACGACGAGATGCGTAACGCTCTTGATTGCCGTCCGGTCGACGACCCCACCACCCTTACCACCTCATCCAACCACCAACGCCCTCTTCTTATGACTGTTAAGGCTCACATTCGTAATCCTAAGACGAAGACCCTTGAAACGGTCAACGTCATGCTGGATTCAGGAGCCCAAAACAGCTTCATAAGCAACGCAGCCACTAAGCGCCTATCCCTTAAACCCTACGACCACAAGCCGCTGACCGTCATCGGATTCGGAGGTCATCGTTCGACCCAAGAATCCGGTACAGTCGACGCCACCCTCTTAGATGCCGCAAACAAACCATTCCCCGTAACCCTACGAACTCAGGAAGTTCTAACTTCCCAGTTCAAACCATATCGTCTCAGTAAAGAAGACAAACACGCACTCCGCACATTCCGCATTAACCCAGACAGCCTTACCATCAGTCGCCACGTTACGCCAGATATCCTGCTGGGTATCGACTACTTCTGGGAGGTCCTGAAAAAGGACTCACCGAAGCAGCTACCCTCAGGATTGATGCTC AACCATCTAACCACATCACCATCTACACCACATCGCTCTGAAGACGACATCACCCGCCTATGGGACCTCGACCGTTTAGGCATAACCGAGGATCCCGATCCCTCTGTCGACAAGGAAGAGGACGCACGGATCCTGAAACGTTTTCAGGATACCGCCCAGGTGATTGACGGCTACTTGCACGTTCAATTTCCCTGGAAGTCATCCCATCCTCGCCTTGCCGACAACAAAATGTTAGCCCTTAAGCGTCTTCAGAGCCAATACCGTTCCTTCCAAACCAAACCAACCCTTTGGAAAACATATACCGCAACCTTTACGGACTACCTGGAGCAGGGCATAATAGAGGAGGTCGACGAGCACCAGTTCGACGACCACAGAGTCTATTATATCCCGCATCAGGCAGTCATAAAGGAAACATCGGCCACCACTAAATTGAGAGTCGTGTTCGATGCGTCCTCCCACTACAGAGGCGCACCGAGCTTAAACGACTGTCTCCACTCTGGCCCCGCAATCCTACCAGACATGGTAGGAATCCTCCTCCGTAGCCGCTTAACACCCTATCTCCTTATTGCCGACGTAGAGAAGGCTTTCCTCCAGATTCGTTTACAACGTAATCAACGGGATGCCACTCGTTTCCTTTGGCTTCGCAACCCTAACCTACCACCAACTGCGGATAATCTTCGGATCTTCCGGTTTACCCGCGTACCATTCGGTATAACCGCATCACCATTCCTTTTAGCCGCATCCATACTGTATTACCTCCATCTTGAACCATCGAAGCCGCTCCACAAGGAGATCGAGGACAACATCTACGTCGACAACATCCTTCTTAGTGCCTCGTCCGAGCGACAAGCCATTAAGAAGTACCGCTCTTCCAAATCCCTATTCAACTCCATGCACATGAACCTTCGAGAGTTCTTGTGCAACTCCAACACCGTTAACCAGTCCATAGAGCCATCTGATCGAGTCAGGAATCCATCCTCCGTGAAGCTCCTTGGTATTCCCTGGAATTCACGCACCGACACCCTTCTCATACCACTTAAAACCGCATCCGCGAATGTGTACTCGAAGCGCACAGCGCTCAGTGCATGTTCATCCACCTTTGATCCACTTGGTCTTCTCACACCATTCTTAGTGCCCTTCAAGGTATTCATCCAGGACATCTGGAAGAAGGAATACCAGTGGGACACTCCATTTGACCAAGAGGACCATCAGCGATGGGACGAATTGGTCCAGCAGCTCAAACATCCGTTGCCACCAATTCCACGTTTCATCGCTTCCGCAAACCGCAACACCACTTATGAGCTCGCAGTCTTTGGAGACGCCTCACAACGTCTCTTTGCCTGTTGTGCTTACCTTATTAGCCGCTCACCATCAACCACTTCTTCACAGCTAATCATGGCTAAGTCATTGTTAGCAACGGCTAAACTCCAGATGACTATGCCACGATTAGAGTTGCTCGCATCCCTAATAAGTGTGCGTCTAGCACGCTTCCTCCATCACCAACTCCATCTTAAAATCCGCACTATCCACTTCTTTTCTGACTCGAAGATAGCGCTCCATTGGATCCACTCATCTCGTCCACTTAAACGGTTCGTTCAGAATCGAGTGAACGAGATCCGCACCATTCTAACCACTTTCCACAAGACAGACGTTCAGACGAAGTTCTACTATGTGCAGTCAGACTCTAATCCAGCTGACTGTGCAACTCGTGGACTTTCGACCGCTGACGCTGTCAACCACATCTGGTGGCATGGACCATCTTTCCTTTGTTCTCCACAGTCGGATTGGCCTAAGGCCGATACGGACTTTGCCCTACCTCAGGATCTTTGTCCTGAGGCGGAGCACGAGTTTCAGGCCCTTAGTGTCCTTCCGACACAACCATATGAATCACCACTCCGTTTCCGTGCCACTAGTAGTTACCTTAAGCTCATCCGTTCAACCGCGTATGTGCTTAAGTTCATCAAAGCCCTATTCCTAAGAACCCGCATCCGCAATTACACCCTCAACCTAGCCACTGTTGTACTGTCCAAGGACGTTTCAGCCTCGGAGATCACCAACGCGGAAACTCTCCTCATTATGGAGCATTACCGCGAGGGCGAATCCACGTTGAAACGACTACCATTGGATAAGTACAACGCTCACCGCGCTGCAGATGGATTGATCCGATGTCCGAATCGATTAGACCATGCTCGGACTTCGTCTCAGTCATCTGCACCTATCCTTCTTATTCCGGAGCACCACTTTGTCCATCTTCTCGTTATGTACCACCACAAAACCAGGTTCCATTCAGGTGTTCATGCCACAATAGCCGCTCTCCGCACATCATATTTCATCCCTTCCATCAAAACCACCGTCACCAGAATCCTTCGGCTCTGCACAGTATGTAGAAGAGCCCAAGGACACCCTTACCGCTATCCTGAGATGCCTAGTCTCCCTCCGGAACGAGTCAACCGCTCTAGACCGTTCCAGAAGGTTGGACTAGACTACTTAGGACCACTTTACTATAGAGATCAGCTCCATTCTCAGGCCAAGATTTGGATCTGTCTCTTCACCTGTATGGCAACCCGCGCTGTACATCTCGAGTTAGTCCACAACAACACCGCATTCGAGTTTTTACTCGCCTTTCGCCGTTTCATTGCTCGCAGAGGCACTCCGGACCTCATTATCAGCGACAATGCCACCACTTTCCGCTCAGCTAACGATTCCCTACAAAGCACCATCTATAACCGCAAAGCCATAGAAAAGATATCCACTCAACTCGCCAACCGCAAGATCGAATGGAGGTTCATCACTCCTCTTTCCCCATGGAAAGGAGGATTTTATGAACGTCTAGTCGGTCTCTTCAAATCCGCATTCAAAAAAGCCATCAAACATACCCTATTACCACTTTCGCAATTTCAGACCCTGGTTGCAGAAATTGAAGCAGTGCTCAACTCCAGACCACTTTTATCCATCAGTGACACATCATCTTCACCCCACGTCCTTCGACCAATAGATTTCGTCTCACCGCAAGTGGAACTCCAATTACCATCTCCGCACCACAACCCTCTCTACATCCCTCCAAACCGTCTTTCCGAATGGTACAAGGAGACACTTGCCGTATTGAACAACTTCTGGGACATTTGGTACAAGGACTACTTATCCGCAATATCCGCACGTCACCAACACCGTATCCATCAAGGAAGGTCCAGTCCACTCATTCCATCGGTAGGAGACGTTGTTCTCATTGCCGATAAGAATGTTCCACGTGGACAATGGCCTTTAGCCATCATAACCACTATCCACCGCACCAAATCCAACATACCCAGATCAGCCACTGTCCGCATTGCAAACGGTCATGAGTTGCAGAGATCGATCAATCAACTACATCCATTGGAGATTTCTGCAAAGGAAGACCCACGACCGAAGAAGAGCCGCCAACAACTGCAACCCACACGGATCCAACCACCACGAGCAGCCAAACGG GTACTAGTTGGGTCCCACTGTCCACCGTCCATGTATAGCCACCGTCATGTCGAGCCGCTGTTGTCGAGCCGCTGTTGTCGAGCCGCTGAACTATGTATAGCCGCCATCATGTCGAGCCGCTGTTGTCGAGCCGCTGCCGTCATGCCTCACCACTTAACCCATGTCGAGCCGCTGAACCCATGTCAAGTCGTTGTTGTATACGTCGAGCCGCTGCACATCGCCGTCTCCTCCTATTCAACGTCGTCTTCATGGTCAACCACTTGTCGAGCGAACCAGTACAACACCACGAGTCGTCTACGTCGTCATCAGGCAAGACCTTTGCCTGCGGGCATACACCTGCCGTCCTGTAGGGTAGTCTTAG GACATGTGGCTCactgtttcttcttcacaaaaataCCTCACTACAACCTTATGGATGCGACAGAATCGATTAAAAAG GCACTAGAACCGTTGAATGGTACACCGTACGGCTACAAGTCGGAGACGAACTATGACTTCTTCTTCAGATACCTTTGGAGTAACGTCGTACTTGACTATCTGATCTACAAAAGCAAAGGTGTACTCCA TAGTGAACGTGAGAGTCCATTTCCAACGAAAGAAATGCGAACCGTTGAAGAGGGGCAGCTATTAGATGAAAAAAGCGGAAATGCCAATGATAAGGCACTTAACCGTCACTTCTGTGTACAAACAAATACG AATCAACTACCGAACAATATCCGTGAAATAGCTTTAGTCGTGCTCCAATTTCGTGCTGAAATCGGTTCCGAAGTGAATATCGACGATATGAAACAATATGAACGCTCTATCGTggattattttcaaaa agAATTCAAAAGCGATTTGATCTCAGTGAACGTGCTTACGGATTCATTTATTACATCAGAAATTG TTCGATCTGGTCTAACTCTTCTACCTTTTCTCGTTATTGGATTCGTCATAATGGCCACTTTCTCTAGTGTAACCTTTTCGATAAGTGCCACAGCTCTGAAACAGATGGATATCCAcaaa ATTACTCTGGCAATTATGGCCTGCGTGTGTCCGTTCATGGCCTGCGGTGCCACTCTTGGTGGGATGTTTTGGGCTGGATTTCGATTCGGCTCCATTCTCTGTGTCACTCCATTCCTGGTGCTTGCCATCGGTGTGGACGATGCTTACCTTATGGTGAATGCTTGGCAAAGGATCACATCTCATCGAAG aaaaatgccAATAGACAATGTGAACGTCGAAGTACGACGTCGAGTCACAGAGATGCTGGTGGAGACAGGGCCATCG gTCTCCATTACTACTATAACTAATGTGTTAGCTTTTGGTATTGGAGCACTTACGCCTACTCCAGAAATTCAACTATTCAGTATAGGAAATGCGCTCGCCGTTGTTGTGGACTTTATTTTCCAG TTGACAATCTACGCGGCCCTGATGGCAATCATTGGTCGGCGGGAAGTCGAAAAAGAGCTCATGAACAAACAATTAGCTTTACAACAAGCAAAACCAGCCGAGAAAAAGATTGACATTGAAAATGAGTCAGCAAAGAAGTCGAG AGTATTGGACGTTTACTGTAACTTCATCTCGAACAAATTTGTCTCCTCTGCTGTCATTGCGGCCTTAGCAGTATACTG GTACGTTTCAATCGTTGGGACACTTAACATTAAGGCTGAACTTAGTCCAAGTAAGCTGTTTCTGGAAGATTCAGATTTGGCAAAA ATCTTTACGGCACGTAAAAAATTCATCACACCGTACTATAGCGTATGTTGGGTGCTTGTGAAAAAACCTGGTGACATCTCGAATAGGACCAATGCTAGACGGATACATCAATTG GTGGCAGACTTCGAAAATTTGCCTAGTTCTGTTGGATCGTACTCCACCAAATTCTGGTTGAGAGACTATGAAGATTTCTTGAGACAAGCTGAAGAACTCGATGTTCCGGAAGAATTCGAAGAGCCAGATACTGCCATAGAATTCTCTCAGAATGGCAG TGCTAGAGTACCGGCAAAGACTGCAGATGAAGGTGGGAACGAATTGAAACAATTCCTAGAATGGCCAGAATTCTCGTTCTGGAAAGGATTTGTTCAACTCGATATGAATGGAACAGG TCAAAACAAGATTCAGGAACGATTACAAAGTGACTCGATTCTTTTCACGACTGCTTTCCATGGCGAGGAGCTGGTCGAATGGTCGAATCGAGCGATTCTTTTGAATCAATGGCGAAGCCTTGCTGACAAG TATTCGGATCTTGGAGTTTCGATTTACGAAGACGACGCTAAGTTTCTGGATCTAATCGAGACCATGGTGCCTGTGTCAACGCAATCTGCACTGttcacatttatttccatgtttgctgttgctgttttgttCATCTCTCATCCTCCCACTTTGTTTGTTGCCACCCTCAGCATCCTTAGCACTAGTATAG GAGTTTTCGGGATCATGTCACTCAGAGGAGCCGAGTTAGACCCTATCATGATGTCGGCCACAGTGATGAGCATTGGGTTCTCGGTGGACATTCCGTCACACATTGCCTACCACTACTATCAAACTG GCAAAGAATCTAATTGTGTTCGGGAACGGCTTCAAAAGACCGTTGCTGCTGTAGGATTTCCAATTATGCAGGCATCGATTTCGACGACATTATGTGTGCTCAGCTTATTTTTCGTAAAGCTGCACATGTCACAG ATCTTCGCCGAATGCATGCTCCTCGTTGTATTGATCGGCATGATCCATGGCCTATTAATAATACCTGTGATCTTCAATTTGCTCTCAGTATTCCCATCTAAGAATAAGTCCCGAGTATCATCTCGAACCTAG
- a CDS encoding hypothetical protein (NECATOR_CHRII.G7986.T2), with protein MRTVEEGQLLDEKSGNANDKALNRHFCVQTNTNQLPNNIREIALVVLQFRAEIGSEVNIDDMKQYERSIVDYFQKEFKSDLISVNVLTDSFITSEIVRSGLTLLPFLVIGFVIMATFSSVTFSISATALKQMDIHKITLAIMACVCPFMACGATLGGMFWAGFRFGSILCVTPFLVLAIGVDDAYLMVNAWQRITSHRRKMPIDNVNVEVRRRVTEMLVETGPSVSITTITNVLAFGIGALTPTPEIQLFSIGNALAVVVDFIFQLTIYAALMAIIGRREVEKELMNKQLALQQAKPAEKKIDIENESAKKSRVLDVYCNFISNKFVSSAVIAALAVYWYVSIVGTLNIKAELSPSKLFLEDSDLAKIFTARKKFITPYYSVCWVLVKKPGDISNRTNARRIHQLVADFENLPSSVGSYSTKFWLRDYEDFLRQAEELDVPEEFEEPDTAIEFSQNGSARVPAKTADEGGNELKQFLEWPEFSFWKGFVQLDMNGTGISEVSPSNRGKTTCGIYYGFGWVVKGIVQSKRHEIRCSCYSDLGVSIYEDDAKFLDLIETMVPVSTQSALFTFISMFAVAVLFISHPPTLFVATLSILSTSIGVFGIMSLRGAELDPIMMSATVMSIGFSVDIPSHIAYHYYQTGKESNCVRERLQKTVAAVGFPIMQASISTTLCVLSLFFVKLHMSQIFAECMLLVVLIGMIHGLLIIPVIFNLLSVFPSKNKSRVSSRT; from the exons ATGCGAACCGTTGAAGAGGGGCAGCTATTAGATGAAAAAAGCGGAAATGCCAATGATAAGGCACTTAACCGTCACTTCTGTGTACAAACAAATACG AATCAACTACCGAACAATATCCGTGAAATAGCTTTAGTCGTGCTCCAATTTCGTGCTGAAATCGGTTCCGAAGTGAATATCGACGATATGAAACAATATGAACGCTCTATCGTggattattttcaaaa agAATTCAAAAGCGATTTGATCTCAGTGAACGTGCTTACGGATTCATTTATTACATCAGAAATTG TTCGATCTGGTCTAACTCTTCTACCTTTTCTCGTTATTGGATTCGTCATAATGGCCACTTTCTCTAGTGTAACCTTTTCGATAAGTGCCACAGCTCTGAAACAGATGGATATCCAcaaa ATTACTCTGGCAATTATGGCCTGCGTGTGTCCGTTCATGGCCTGCGGTGCCACTCTTGGTGGGATGTTTTGGGCTGGATTTCGATTCGGCTCCATTCTCTGTGTCACTCCATTCCTGGTGCTTGCCATCGGTGTGGACGATGCTTACCTTATGGTGAATGCTTGGCAAAGGATCACATCTCATCGAAG aaaaatgccAATAGACAATGTGAACGTCGAAGTACGACGTCGAGTCACAGAGATGCTGGTGGAGACAGGGCCATCG gTCTCCATTACTACTATAACTAATGTGTTAGCTTTTGGTATTGGAGCACTTACGCCTACTCCAGAAATTCAACTATTCAGTATAGGAAATGCGCTCGCCGTTGTTGTGGACTTTATTTTCCAG TTGACAATCTACGCGGCCCTGATGGCAATCATTGGTCGGCGGGAAGTCGAAAAAGAGCTCATGAACAAACAATTAGCTTTACAACAAGCAAAACCAGCCGAGAAAAAGATTGACATTGAAAATGAGTCAGCAAAGAAGTCGAG AGTATTGGACGTTTACTGTAACTTCATCTCGAACAAATTTGTCTCCTCTGCTGTCATTGCGGCCTTAGCAGTATACTG GTACGTTTCAATCGTTGGGACACTTAACATTAAGGCTGAACTTAGTCCAAGTAAGCTGTTTCTGGAAGATTCAGATTTGGCAAAA ATCTTTACGGCACGTAAAAAATTCATCACACCGTACTATAGCGTATGTTGGGTGCTTGTGAAAAAACCTGGTGACATCTCGAATAGGACCAATGCTAGACGGATACATCAATTG GTGGCAGACTTCGAAAATTTGCCTAGTTCTGTTGGATCGTACTCCACCAAATTCTGGTTGAGAGACTATGAAGATTTCTTGAGACAAGCTGAAGAACTCGATGTTCCGGAAGAATTCGAAGAGCCAGATACTGCCATAGAATTCTCTCAGAATGGCAG TGCTAGAGTACCGGCAAAGACTGCAGATGAAGGTGGGAACGAATTGAAACAATTCCTAGAATGGCCAGAATTCTCGTTCTGGAAAGGATTTGTTCAACTCGATATGAATGGAACAGG TATTAGTGAAGTTAGTCCTTCAAATCGTGGAAAAACCACTTGTGGCATTTACTATGGGTTTGGATGGGTTGTGAAGGGCATAGtgcagtcaaaacgacatgaaatacggtgcagctgc TATTCGGATCTTGGAGTTTCGATTTACGAAGACGACGCTAAGTTTCTGGATCTAATCGAGACCATGGTGCCTGTGTCAACGCAATCTGCACTGttcacatttatttccatgtttgctgttgctgttttgttCATCTCTCATCCTCCCACTTTGTTTGTTGCCACCCTCAGCATCCTTAGCACTAGTATAG GAGTTTTCGGGATCATGTCACTCAGAGGAGCCGAGTTAGACCCTATCATGATGTCGGCCACAGTGATGAGCATTGGGTTCTCGGTGGACATTCCGTCACACATTGCCTACCACTACTATCAAACTG GCAAAGAATCTAATTGTGTTCGGGAACGGCTTCAAAAGACCGTTGCTGCTGTAGGATTTCCAATTATGCAGGCATCGATTTCGACGACATTATGTGTGCTCAGCTTATTTTTCGTAAAGCTGCACATGTCACAG ATCTTCGCCGAATGCATGCTCCTCGTTGTATTGATCGGCATGATCCATGGCCTATTAATAATACCTGTGATCTTCAATTTGCTCTCAGTATTCCCATCTAAGAATAAGTCCCGAGTATCATCTCGAACCTAG